A window of Myxococcales bacterium genomic DNA:
GGCGGCCGCATCGGCGACACGCTCATCGCGCTCGGCCTCGTGTCGCCGATGGACATCTTCCGCGCCATCCGCGAACAAGGCCGCGATCGTTTCGCCGACCTCTTCACGTGGACGCAAGGCACTGTCGTCTTCTACCGCGGGCAACAGGAGCCGCACGTCGAGTTCCCGCTCGACCTCGACTTGCCGCCGCTCCTCGTGGCCGGCGCCGAGGCGGCGAAGCCCGGCGACGCACCGCTCGACGCGTACCGCGAACGATTCGACCAGGTCGTGCAGCGAGGGAGCCTGGACCATCAAGGCCTCGCCCGCGGCATCGCGTGGCCCCCGCTCTTGGCGGAGGTCCAGAAGCTCGGCTCGGTGGGGCTCCCCTTGCGCGACCTCTTGAAACGCAAGGTCGCCACCGGCTCGAGCGCCCCCGATGTACTCCGCGCCCTTGAGGTCCTGCTGGCAGCGGGCCTCCTCGCGCTTCGCCCACGCTAGCCGATCACGCCGCTGCGCTCAGGAAGGCTCGCCACCAACCGCTAGCGAGCGCCGGCGGCGGCGCCGCCGCCGACCGTGAGCACGCTCTTCAGATCGTCGTCGTTGAAGCGGAGCTGCAAGCCCAAGAAGTAGTCGCGACGGTTCGCCAAGAAGAGGTGGTCGACGCCGCCGAGCAACCACAAGCGGTGAATGAACTCGTAGCCGATGTAGACGCGAAACCGCGGCTGGATCTCCTCGCCGAAGCCGAAGAAGTCGGAGCGCAGCTCGAAGCGATCGCGCAGGAGGTGCACGTCGAGGCCAAGGCCGCCGGTCGATTCCTTGATGCCGAAGCGGCCAGTGAAGGGCCCGAGGCGCCTCGCGAACTGCAGCGAAAAGCGGAAGGCGTCTGTCGTCGTCGTCGTGATGACCCGGTAGTTCGCCGGATCGCGCGGGTTCGTCGTCGACACGTCGGTCTGCGCAAAGCTCGTCTTTCCGCGCGGGTCGTTGATGAGCTCGATGACGTAGTACTTGTCTTCGCGGGGTTGGAGCCTGAGCTCGACGTAGCTCTTGATGGTGTTCGCGAGGAAGTTGTAGTCGCTGCGGAGGCCGACGATGGTCTGAAGGCGACTGATGCCGCCGACGAAGTCATTGACCCCCTCGGCGGCGCCCTGCACCTCGTTCACGAGCGCTTCGTCCTTGGTGAGCTTGCCGAGCGAGCCCTCGCCGCGCTCGAGGCGCCCCGCCACCGTGTCGATGCGCGAGAGCGCGCTCTCGAGGCTCCTCGACGCGCGCGAGATGCTCGCGACGGTCTCCTTGAGCTCGCTGCCGGAGCCGCCCTTCTCGGTCGTCGAGACGAGCGTCTTTACGTCTTCGGTGATGACGCGGACGTTCTCGAGGATGCGAGCCACCTGCGGCTCGCCGCCCTTGGCGATGGAGTTGACGCTCTGGAGCGTGTCGTGAACCAGCTCGCGGTTCTCGCGAATGGTCGCGTTCAGCGCCTCGGTCGCGTCGGCGAGGTTCTTGAGGATCGAGCGCATGTTCTTGCCGCCCTCGTCGGTGCCGACGGAGGTGGCGAGCTGCCGCGCGACGTCTTTGACGAGCGACGCGATCTCGGCGACGTCGCGCTTGATGTCGTCGACGCTCGGATCGGGCGGCAGCGTCTTGATCTCGTCGCCGTCTTTGAGGGCCGGCTCGTTCGTGCCCGGCGTGAGCACCAGGAGCGACTCGCCCAAGAGCGAGGCGCTCTTCTTGCCGACGGTCGCGTTCTGGTAGAGGACGACGTCTTGCTTGATGCGGAGCTGGACGCGGGCGCGCCCCTTGTCGAGGGCGATGCCCTCGATGGTGCCGATGGGTATGCCGGCGATGGTGACGCGGGAGTGGTTGGCCAGGCCCGCCGCGTCGTCGAGGATCGCGTAGACCTTGTAGCCGTTTCCTGAGCCGAGCTGTTTGTCGACGCCGCGGTACAAGAAGAAGGACGCGGCGCCGGCGGCGACGACGAACGCTCCTACTTTTGCCGCCTGCGTGACCTTCGCCATCCTGACGGGGGGACGCTACCAGTGTTCAGTGCCGCGCGGGAGCCCGAAGGCGGTTCCTCAATGGACGGCGGCGGCCGTGGCGGCGGACGCGCCTGCGTCACCAACCTCGGCGTCGGGGGCGCCGCTGTCGGGCAGCTCGTCGTAAATGATGTCGTCGCTCGAGGCCGCGGACGCGGACTCCGGCGCATCGGGGAGCAAGATGCCGTCGAGGGTGCGATCAAGCTCGGTGCGGGCCTTGTCGAAGGCGTCACGGTACTCGGCGCCGAGCGTCTTCATTCCGTCGAGCCGAAGCGACAAGGGGTCGAGGAAGGTCTCGCCGCGCTTGATCGCGAAGTGCAGGTGCGGTCCCGTCGAGCGACCCGTCGTGCCAACGTAGCCGACGAGCTGCCGCGCCTCGACGTGGGCGCCGGGACGCAGGCCGGCGGCGAAGCGGGAGAGGTGGCAATAGGCGCTCACGAGCCCGTTCGAGTGCGCCACTTGGACCATGTTGCCGTTGGGTCCCGCCATGGCAGCCGAGCGAACGACCCCCGACGACGTCGCGTAGATGGGCGTTCCCGGCGGCGCCGCGAAATCGACGCCGTTGTGCGGCATGATGACGCGCAAGACCGGGTGCATGCGCCGCGGATTGAAGCGCGACGTGATGCGGCCGAGCGGCACGGGCGAGCGAAAGCCGCCCTTGTAGGGCTGACGCCCGTGCTCGTCGTAGAACTGATGGCTTCGCTTCCGGGTTACCTGCCCCGACTCGTCAAAGCGGTAGACGCGGACGCGCTTCGCCTTCGGGTTGGCCGGCGTGTACTCGACGGCGTCGACGTGCGAGTAACGGGCAAAGACGCCCTCGATGCGCTCCTCCTCGGCCACGATGCGGAGCCGTGCGCCGGGCCGCATGTCGACGAGCTCCGCGTGGCCGTCGAGCGCGTCGTCGAGCATGCCCAACATGTCGTCGTCGAGCTCGGCCTGGAGGAGCGATTTCTTGAGATCGTCGCCGACGAGCACGGCGCGCGTGACGCGGCGCGCCTCGGGCGTAAAGACGACCTTCTTCGCCTCGAGCGTGTGCGTCGCTTCGTCGAGCCGCGCCTGCCACACGTCGAAGGGCGGCACGATGTACTCGAAGGCGACCAGGTCACCGCCGATGCGGCGCTTCGCGTAGACGAAGGAGTCGCCGGCGTGAGGCTTGTCGAAGACCTTCTGCCCCTTGAAGGCGTGGAGCGCCCGGTAGGCGTCGCGCACCAGGAGCCCCGACGAGACGAGGGCCGCGATGACGGTGCGCTTACCGACGCTGCCTTCCACGACCTGGAGCGTCGGGTCTTCTGTGAGCGAACGAACGCGAAAGACCTTCGGTGGAGGCGGCCCCGCGTCGCCACGTTCCGGGGCGCCCGCGTCCGCCGACGCCAGCGCCGACGCGGCGACGGACGGCAGGGGCGCTACCGCCTGGGTTGTCTCCGGCGGCGTCGCCGAGCTGGGGTCCCCCTCCAGGTAGAACGGAACGACCGCGATCATCGCGATCGCAAACACAACGAGGCCCCCACCGCGAGCATCAACCCGGAGGGTCGCCTTGGCCTGGAGGCGCTCGCGGCGACCGCCGTTGTTTCGGGCTGCGCCGCGGGGCGGTGACTTAGCTTGGCCCAGAGCCTGCGAAAGAAGTCCGACAGCGCGGAGACCATCGCCAAGGCACCCGGCGCCTCGACGCTCCGGAGCGATTCGCCGGGCATGCGCAGCGGACGCGACGGATCAAAGGGCGGCAGTCTTCGGGGCGGCTCAGCGCCCTCGGGCGACGCATCGCCCGGCTGCTCCTTGTCCCCGCTCATAGGGCGGCCGTTTACCCCTCTCCGAGCCCTGGTTCAATCGCGACGGCGTCGCCGCAAAGGGCGGAAAATGCCGCCCGCGCCGCTGCCACATGCCCGCGTCCGCTCCTCGCCCTTCGAGCCGGCGCCGATCCGCGCTATAGCCACCGCATGGACGAGCAGCTGAAGCAGCGCCTTTTGATGGGCCGGGAGCACTTTCAGAAGCGCGAGTTCGACCTGGCCGAGTCGTACTTGAACCAGGTCCTGGCGGAGAGCGATCGCTTCGCCGACGTCCACGACATGCTCGGCCTCATCAGCCACTCGCGCGGCAATTTCCAGGGTGCCGAGGAGCACTTCAAGAAGGCGTTGCTCCTAAACCCGTCGTACACCGAAGCGGCGCTCAACTTGGCCGTCACGCTGAACGACCGCGGCAAATACGCCGAGGCCAAGCAGGTTTGCGAACGCATTCAGGGAAAGCCGGCGGGCGGCGCCGGCGGCGCCCTCGAGCCGTTCGCGCGGGGCAAGCTCGCGAACATGCACGCCGACCTCGCGCAGGCGTACGCCGACAGCGGCCTGCCGCGAGAAGCCATCGCCGAGCTCGAGAAGGCCGTTCGCTTGTGCCCCCACTTCGCCGACCTTCGGACCAGGCTCGGAAACCTCCTCCGCGAGGGGGGCGAGCTCAGCGCGGCGCGGCTCCAATACGAGGCGGCCATCGCAGCGCGTCCCGAGTTCGTGGCGGCGCGCGTGCAGCTTGGCGTCACGCTGCTCGCCCTCAAGGAGCCCAGCGCCGCCGCGGAGCAGTGGCGCAAGGCCGCGGAGCTTCAGCCCGACAACGCGCTCGCCGCGATGTACCTGCGCATGCTCGAGCGAAGCCAAAAGGCCGAGTAAGGCTTCGGCGAGGCCTCGAAAATGACAGGGCGCGATGACGGCGTCGTGGCGCACGTCTGGCGCATCCTCCGTGGCGGGAGGCTCACGCCGAAGCGGGCCGCGCTGAGCGTCGCCTTGGGCCTCTTGGTCGGCGTCACGCCGCTCTATGGCCTCCACTTCTTCCTCGTCGTCGGCATAGGCCTTTGGCTTCGCCTCGACGTGCCGCTCGCGTACATGGCGGCGAACATCTCCGTGCCGCCGATGGCGCCGCTCTTGGCGCTCGTGGAGATTCAGCTCGGCGCGCTCCTTCGCACGGGCGCCCTCTCGCGCATCTCACGCAGCGACATCACCGCGCAGGGCGCGCTCACCTTCGCCAAAGACCTCTGGCTCGGAACGGCGCTCTTCGCTCCCGCCATCGCCGCATTCGGCGGCTCGGTCACCTACCTCGTGCGCCGCGCCTTCCCCTCACGAGGCCGCACCGACGAAAGAACCTTGGACGCGGAGGCGCTGGCGCGCACGCTCGCGCGCTACGAGAAGGAATCGTTCGCAAACCGGGCCTACGTGGCCATCAAGCTCGAGACCGATCCGGTCTTCCGCGACCTCGCGGCCGAGGGGCCTTTGGGACGCGTCATCGACATCGGTGCCGGTCGCGGGCAAGGGGCCCTCTACCTCCTCGAGCGCGGCGCCGCGACGCGATGCATGGGCCTCGACTGGGACGAAGCGAAGATCGCCGTGGCGAATCGCGCCGCCGCCGCCAACGTCGACGCCGCAAGCCTTGACGCCTCGTTCCGCGCCGAAGACGTCCGCAAGGCCACGCTCGAGGAGGCCGACACGGTGCTCCTCGTGGACGTGCTCCACTACCTCACGCGTGACGAGCAGTCGGCGCTCCTCCGCCTCGCAGCGCGGCACGCGAAGGACCGCGTCCTAGTCCGCGACGTCGATCCCGATCGCGGTCTCCGGAGCCGCATCACGCTCGGACTCGAGCGCCTGACGACGCGACGCTCATGGAACCGCGGCGAGCGCGTGCTGCCGCGCGCCATCGCCGACCTGGCACGCGATCTCGAGGACGAAGGTTTCGTCGTCGAGGGCGTCAGGCCGTGCTGGGGAGCGACGCCCTTTTCGAACGTGCTCTTGGTGGCCCGACGCAAGGCTTGAGCAGGCGCTCGTTCGCTATCCGCTGCTCGCGACCTCGTCGGCGAAGGAGACGTCGCAGTCGAAGACGCGCGCGAAGTGCGCGCTGGCGCGCTCCGCCAGCTCACGCATCGGAGGCGGAGCTTTGCCGAGCGCCTCCAGCGACGTCACGCCGTGGCCTGAAATGCCGCACGGCACGATGAGCCCGAAGCCGCGCAGATCGGTCGACGCGTTGAACGCGAACCCGTGCATGGTGACCCAGCGCGAGAGCCGTACACCGATGGCGCCGAGCTTGCGGATGCCGAGGCTCGGCGGCTCGACCCACCGAGTCGGCTCCGACGGGTCGACCCACACGCCGATCATGTCGTCGACGACGCCCGCGCCTAGGCCGAAGTCGCCGGCGAGCGCGATCATCACCGCCGCAAGGTCGCGCACGTATTTCCGCACGTCGCAGCGATCGGGCTTCAGGTCGACGATGGGGTAGCCGACGAGTTGCCCCGGCGCGTGGTAGGTCACGTCGCCGCCGCGGCCTGTCTCGAAGAACTCAACGCCGAGCTCGGCGCGAACTTCGGGCGTCGCCAAGACGTTCACGGCCTTCGCGCCGCGCCCGAGCGTGATGACCGGCGGGTGCTCGAGCAAGAGCAGCGTGTCGGGCGCCGTCCCCTCGATGCGCTCCGCCATGAGCTTCTCCTGGAGCGCCAGCGCCTCGGCGTAGGGGACACGCCCGAGCCAGCGGGCCTTGACGTGACGGCGCGACGCCGGCGGCTCGATGGCGGTCACGGGCCCGTGCGGTAGTTCGGGGCCTCCTCCGTGATGATCACGTCGTGCACGTGACTCTCGCGGAGGCCCTGCGAGCTGATGCGAACGAAGCGCGCCTTCTCACGGAGCTCGGCGACGCTCGCGGAGCCGGTGTAGCCCATGCCGGAGCGGAGGCCGCCCACGAGCTGGTACAGGATCGACGCGAGCGAGCCGCGGTAGGGAACGCGCCCCTCGATGCCTTCCGGCACGAGCTTCTCGTCGGCGGCGCCCGCCTGCCCGTAGCGATCCTTGGAGCCCTTCTTCATGGCGCCCAAGGAGCCCATGCCCCGGTAGACCTTGTAGCTTCGGCCTTGGAAGAGCACGCGATCGCCGGGCGCTTCGTCGGTGCCAGCGAAGAGCGACCCGATCATGACCGCGCTCGCTCCCGCCGCGAGGGCCTTGGTGAGATCGCCTGAGTACTTGATGCCGCCGTCGGAGATGATCGGCACGCCGAAGCGTTCCGCGACGCGCACGCAGTCGGCGATGGCCGTGACTTGCGGGACGCCCACGCCGGCGACGACCCGCGTCGTGCAGATGCTCCCGGGCCCGATGCCGACCTTCACGGCGTCGACGCCGGCGGCGATGAGCGCCTCGGTGGCCTCCGCCGTCGCGACGTTGCCCGCGATCAATTCGACCTTCGGATGCTCCTCGCGGGTGGCGCGCACAGCGTCGATGACGCCCTTCGAGTGACCGTGAGCCGTGTCGATGACGAGGACGTCGACGCCGGCGGCGACGAGCGCTTGAACACGCTCCTGGCGATCGGCGCCCGGCCCGACGGCCGCGCCGACGCGGAGGCGCCCCTTCTCGTCCTTCACGGCGAGCGGGTTGCGCTCCGCTTGAAGGATGTCCTTGATGGTGATGAGCCCCACGAGCTTGTGATCCTCGATCACGAGGAGCTTCTCGATGCGGTGCGTGTGGAGCAGTTGCTTCGCCTGCGAAGCCGGCACGCCCGGTGACACCGTGACGAGCTCCTTGGTCATGAGCGCGCTGACGGGCTGATCGAGGTTCTCTTCGAAGCGAATGTCGCGCGCCGTGAGGATGCCCACGGGCCGCTGCCCTTCGACGACGGGGACGCCGGAGATGTCGTGCTCGCGCATGATGGCGAGGACCTCGCGGAGCGACTGGTTGGGCTTCACGGTCACGGGATCGATGACCATGCCGCTCTCGGCGCGCTTCACGCGTTCGACCTCCTTCGCCTGATCGAGGATCGGGAGGTTCTTGTGGATGATGCCGATGCCGCCCTCGCGAGCCATCGTGATGGCCGTTCGCGATTCGGTCACCGAGTCCATGGCCGCGCTGAGGAGCGGGATGTGGAGTTCGATGCGCTTGGTCAGGCGCGTCCGCACGTCGACGTCTTTGGGCAAGACCTCGCTGTAAGCAGGCACCAGGAGGACGTCGTCGAAGGTGAGGGCTTCGCGGAGCTCGCCGGGCAACATGATGGGCGCGATGTTAGCGCCTTTTCGAGGCTACTCGGGGACCTTCGTGCCCTTGTCGCGGCACTCGTCTCGGTATTCTTCGAGCCGCACGTTGAAGGGATTGGCCACGTCGGGATCGAACTGCGAGCCGGAGCAACGCTCGATTTCGTTGACCGCGACCTCGTGCGGCAAAGCGCGGCGATAGGCGCGGTCGCTCGTCATCGCGTCGTAGGTGTCGGCGACGGCGATGATGCGCGCGATGAGGGGAACGTCTTGGCCCTTCAAGCCGAGCGGGTAGCCGCGCCCGTCCCAGCGCTCGTGGTGCAGGTGAACGCCCGGGATGAGCGGGTTCAGGAAGCGAATGGGATCGAGGATGTCGCGCCCGAAGCCAGGGTGCTTCTTGAAGATTTCGTATTCGTCCTGGGTGAGCTTGCCGGGCTTGTTGAGGTTGAGCACGCAGCCAATCTTGCCGATGTCGTGCAAGAGCGCGCTCTGGCGCACGATCTCCACCTCGGGCGCGTCGAGTCCGAGCTTGCGCGCGAGCATCATGGCGTAGTCGGCGACGCGCTCCGAATGGCCCGCCGTGTAGCGGTCCATCTTGTCGATGGCCTTCGCGAGACCTTGGATGGTTTGCTGGAACGTCGCCTGGAGATCTTCGTAGAGCCGGGCGTTCTCGATGGCCGCAGCGGCGCGCGACGCCACGATGGACATGAGCTTGCGCTGCCCCTCATCGAAGCGCTTCGACTTCGTGTAGGAGAGCGCGGCGATCCACCCCAAGAGGCCCTTCTTGGTGCGGAGCGGCACGGCCACGATCGACACGAGCCCTACGTCCGGCGGCTTCACGAAGAAGCGCTGCCCCTTCGAACCGTGCTCAAGGAGCGCCGTGCCCATGCCAAAGTGCTCGATGAAGACCGCCGGGTCGAGGTCCCCGAAGCGCGAGGTGTCTTCGATCGGCGTCCCCTGCTCGAGGCCCACGAGCTCCTCCAGCGAGCCGGTGCTCGGTCGCTCCGAGAGCGCGCTCGGCGGCGCCACGAGGCGCTGCTTCTCGAAGAAGCCACCCTGCCCGTCGTCGAGCCACGTCGAGACGACGTCGGCCTTCACCTCGTGGAGCGCCGTGTCGCCGAGCGTCGTCAGGACTTCGCCGAAGGAGAGGCTTGCTTGGATCGCCTCGGTGACCTTGTAGAGCGAGAGCGCCTCTTTGAGCCGGAGGTTCTCCGCGGCGAGGCGCTGCTTCTCGAGGCCGCGCTGAACGACGTGAATGACCTCTTCGACCTTGAAGGGCTTGAGGATGTAGTCGTAAGCGCCCCGCTTCATGGCGTCGATGGCCGTCTCGACGGTGCCGAAGCCGGTCATGATGACGGTGAGCGACTGAGGCGCAAGCGTCTGGGCCGCGGCGAGCAGCTCGAGGCCTCCCATGCGCGGCATCTTCAGATCGCTGATGATCATGTCGTAGCTCGCCTTCTGGAGCTCGACGACGGCCGCCGTCCCGTCTTCGGCCGTCCGCACCACGTAGCCCTCCATGCCGAGGAAGTCCGCGAGGATGTCGCGAATGAACTTCTCGTCGTCGACGATGAGGACGCGGGGACGTTCGTCGTGTTGGTTTGGCATGCGCGAGCGAGGAGTGAGGCGAAACCTGGGGCGAATCTATCACCATTCGCGAATCGTTCGGGGAGCGGAGAGCGGGCCCTCCCCCTGGCGGTCCTGAGACCCGACCTTGGACCGCCGCCGGAACGACGCCGCGTGCCGCCGTTGAGGCCTTTACGCAGGCCGGGCCGCGTGGAACGGTTCCCGGTGCCGCATGCTCGACCGGAAGCTCATCGCCTTCGCGTACACCTTCCTCGGCGGCGTCGGGGTCGTCGGAGCGCTCGCCACCGCGCGCGATCCCATCGCCACCCGGCCGCTGCTCGACTTGCCGCTGGCGGCCAACCTCACGTTGAGCCTCGCGCTCGGCCTCGCCCTCGCGGCGCTCGCCATCGTGTCGGCCCGGTGGCTGGTGGCGCGGTACTCTTGGGCCCAGTCGCTCCACCGCGAGCTCGCCGGCGTCGTGCGCGGCAACAGCGACCGCGATCTGTGGCTCATCGCCATCGCCAGCGGCGTCGGTGAGGAGCTGCTCTTTCGCGGTTTGGGGACGCAGCTCCTTGGCGTCGTCTTGTCGTCGATTCTCTTCGGCGCGCTCCACCAAACGAGAGGACCCGCGCGCTGGGCTTGGGCCCTATGGGCGACGCTCATGGGATTCTTGCTCGCGGGGATCTTCGTCCTCACCGGCAGCCTCTTGGGCGCCGTCGTGGCTCACGTCCTGACGAACGCGAAGAACCTCCGCTTTGTGCGCGATCACGGCGCGCCACCGGCGCCACGCCCGCTTGTCAGCGTCTAAATCACCGAGCGTGATCATCACGCTCGGTTGATTCAGTTCCGCTCTTGTGGGGCTACGCGCCCCCTCGAATCGCGGCGATTCGACGCGCTTCGCGATCCCCGAAGGGGGAAGCCTCCCCGCCTTCGTCCCCCGCCGGGGATCACGAAGCGCGTCCTTCGGCGAACCGTGCTTCGCACGGCCCACGCATGAAGTGTTCGAGAATCATGCACCGTCATTTAGCGCTCAGCGTCGCCGACCGGGCGAGAGGATCGAGATCGCGTCGTCGAGGACGCGGACGAGCTCCGTCGTGATCGAACGAATGGCCGACAGACCGCCCTCGAGGCGCGCCGCTGGCTCCGTCAGCTCCCGCGCGATGATCTCCGTCTCCGTTTCGAGGCGCGTCGTCAGCGTGTCGATCTGAAAGCTGAGATCGCGCTCGCCCTTGAGCATGGCCTCCTCTTCGACGCTGAGCGCCGCGTCTTGCCACACCTGCACCTCGGCGGCCCTCGGGTCGAAGCGCAAAGGCGGTCGCGCGCTCTCTCGCCGAACGAGGTTGACCTCGTCGGCATGGGCACGAACGCGCGCCCGGTCGCGCCCCAGCTCGTCGATGGCGAACCCCAAGCGTGCGCGCGTCTCGCGGCCGCGCTCCTCGATGGAGTCGACGAGGGCTTGCTCCTTGGCGACGCGCTCGGCGTTCCGCTCCACGCGCTGGAGCAGCTCGCGCGCGTGCTCCACGAGCGGCTCCGCTTTGGCGGCGCGCTCGGCCGCCGAACCGCCCTTCTTCTTCGCCAACGCGAGCGTCCGGGCCACCTCTTCGAAGGCCTCGCGCCAACGCGCCGGAATGTTCGCCGTGGGAATGCGGCCAAACTCCGCCGTGTGATGCCGCGGCTCTTGCGGTGCATCGACGATGGTCGACCACCGCTCGCGATCGGTGCCGGGCCCTCGCATGGAAGGCGGCGGCATCGTCGTCTTCTCCTTGGTGCCGCGCCGGTAGACCTCTTCGAGGGCGTGCACGACCGTGTACCCGTCGGGGAACCGATCGACGGGGTGGCGCGCCAAGAGCCGGAGCACGAGCATCTCGAGATCGGGCGGCAAGTCGGGCACATATTTGGTCGGCGGCGTGGGCGACGACGTGAGCGGCTTCAAGAGCAGCTCCGCCTGGCCCTTCGCTTCGTAAGGCAGCCGCCCCGTGAGCATCTCGTAGAGCATCACGCCGAGCGCGTAGAGGTCGCTTCGGCCGTCGGGCGGGAGGCCCTCCAAGTATTCGGGCGCGATGTAGCCCGGCGTTCCGAAGATTTGCTCGGAGAAGGTCAACGCGGGCGCGTCGAGGATCTTCGCGATGCCGAAGTCCGTGAGCTTGACGATCTCGAAGCCGTCCTTCGTCTCGCCGATGAGCACGTTCTCCGGCTTGAGATCCCGATGAACGATGCCCATCTCGTGGGCGCGCGCCAGCGCCGAGGCGATCTGCGCGGCGATGCGCGCCGCGCGCTCCCAGGGCATGGCGCCGCGACGAAGGACCGAGAGGAGCTCTTCGCCAGCAACGTGCTCCATGACGAGAAACACGAGGCCGTCCATCTCGCCGAAGTCGGTGATGGCGACGATGTTCGGGTGGTTGATCCGGTTGACGGCGCGCGCCTCGCGCAAGAACCGTTCGCGATGATTCGGGTTGAGGCCCAAGTCCTCGCGCAGGATCTTGATGGCGCTCATCCGGTCGATCATCACGTGCCGCGCGAGATAGACCGACGACATGCCGCCGGAGCCGATGCGCTGGATCAGCCGGAAGCGGCCCGCGATGGTGCGGCCGAGGTACGGATCGGTCGACTTGGCGAGCGTCGTGCCGTCGAGCGGGCAATACGCGGCGTCATCGGGGAACGCCTCGGCGCAGCGTGAGCAGATCCGCATGGGTCGCGCGCTAGCGTAGAGCAAACGCCGGGGCCCTGTCGCCGAAGTGTCGCCGCAAGTCAGCGCATCGAGAGCGCCGGCTCGTCTTCGCCCTCGAGGCCCAAGACCGCCAGGTATTGGGCCCGCACCTCGCGCGTGACGGCGCGGTAGTGATCGAGCAGCGCCTCGGCGGCCGTGCCGCGGGGACCGTCGCGCATGCCGAGGCGCCGCGCCAAAAGGGCGAGGCCAGGAGCGCCTTCTTCGAGCCACTGGCTGCCTCCGCCGTGGTGCACGCGCAGACGCAGCTCGAGCTGGCGGAGCGCTCGGTAGCCGTCGCGGAGCGCGCTCGCGCGGGACGCGTCGAGGTGGCCCGTCGCCTCGAGGGCCGAGAGCGCCGTCTCCGTCTCCGTGCTGCGGACGCGCGGATCGGCACCGAAGCGCATTTGCAGCCACTGGACCGCGAACTCGATGTCCACGAGGCCGCCGCGACCGAGCTTCAGATCGTAGCGAA
This region includes:
- a CDS encoding CPBP family intramembrane metalloprotease, translated to MLDRKLIAFAYTFLGGVGVVGALATARDPIATRPLLDLPLAANLTLSLALGLALAALAIVSARWLVARYSWAQSLHRELAGVVRGNSDRDLWLIAIASGVGEELLFRGLGTQLLGVVLSSILFGALHQTRGPARWAWALWATLMGFLLAGIFVLTGSLLGAVVAHVLTNAKNLRFVRDHGAPPAPRPLVSV
- a CDS encoding protein kinase; this encodes MRICSRCAEAFPDDAAYCPLDGTTLAKSTDPYLGRTIAGRFRLIQRIGSGGMSSVYLARHVMIDRMSAIKILREDLGLNPNHRERFLREARAVNRINHPNIVAITDFGEMDGLVFLVMEHVAGEELLSVLRRGAMPWERAARIAAQIASALARAHEMGIVHRDLKPENVLIGETKDGFEIVKLTDFGIAKILDAPALTFSEQIFGTPGYIAPEYLEGLPPDGRSDLYALGVMLYEMLTGRLPYEAKGQAELLLKPLTSSPTPPTKYVPDLPPDLEMLVLRLLARHPVDRFPDGYTVVHALEEVYRRGTKEKTTMPPPSMRGPGTDRERWSTIVDAPQEPRHHTAEFGRIPTANIPARWREAFEEVARTLALAKKKGGSAAERAAKAEPLVEHARELLQRVERNAERVAKEQALVDSIEERGRETRARLGFAIDELGRDRARVRAHADEVNLVRRESARPPLRFDPRAAEVQVWQDAALSVEEEAMLKGERDLSFQIDTLTTRLETETEIIARELTEPAARLEGGLSAIRSITTELVRVLDDAISILSPGRRR